Proteins from a genomic interval of Harpia harpyja isolate bHarHar1 chromosome 7, bHarHar1 primary haplotype, whole genome shotgun sequence:
- the C7H2orf69 gene encoding mitochondrial protein C2orf69 homolog: MSKRCPPAAASLLRGLVGPAALCLGRSMSLCGAPAACAAGPAGGSGSGSGAGFSSARLSPPWLRLPEVPGADPHRANELLLLLPPPAPRGPAPPQHHVVYFPGDVQNYHDIMSCHPENFQWEHWSFENVATILARRFPNSFIWVVKCSRMHLHKFSCYDNFVASNMFGAPEHSTDFGAFKHLHALLVNAFRFSQNILLSQKSVHGVSKDAKTAACKSQPQSVPTTNGCSSTERERDCECSNNSAMNFIIPSAVGAVSFTLIGFSKGCVVLNQLLYELKEAKKDKNTDAFLKNIKAIYWLDGGHSGGSNTWVTYPEVLKELAETGIEVHAHVTPYQVFDTMRSWIGREHEKFVQILEEFGVEINDQLHFADDVPSLDNHFRVHEVF, translated from the exons ATGAGCAAGCGGtgcccgccggccgccgcctcgCTGCTGCGGGGGCTCGTCGGCCCCGCTGCCCTCTGCCTGGGTAGGAGCATGAGCCTCTGCGGGGCGCCGGCCGCCTGCGCCGCGGGGCCTgcgggcggcagcggcagcggcagcggcgcgGGCTTCTCCTCAGCGCGGCTGAGCCCGCCGTGGCTGCGGCTGCCTGAGGTGCCGGGCGCGGACCCGCACCGGGCCAacgagctgctgctgctgctgccgccgccggccccgcgcggcCCAGCCCCGCCGCAGCATCACGTTGTCTACTTCCCGGGGGACGTGCAG aactaTCATGACATCATGTCTTGCCACCCAGAAAACTTTCAGTGGGAGCACTGgagttttgaaaatgttgctaCCATACTTGCTCGCCGGTTCCCTAATAGCTTTATTTGGGTTGTAAAGTGTTCTCGAATGCACCTGCACAAATTCAGTTGCTATGACAACTTTGTGGCAAGCAACATGTTTGGAGCACCAGAGCACAGCACTGACTTTGGAGCTTTCAAGCATCTCCATGCATTGCTAGTTAATGCATTCAGATTCTCTCAGAATATTCTGCTGTCCCAGAAAAGTGTGCATGGTGTCAGCAAGGATGCAAAAACAGCTGCTTGTAAATCACAGCCGCAGTCTGTTCCTACAACAAATGGCTGCTCAtccacagaaagagagagagattgtgAATGCTCTAATAATTCTGCTATGAACTTCATTATACCATCTGCTGTAGGTGCAGTGTCATTTACTTTGATTGGCTTCAGTAAAGGTTGTGTGGTTTTGAACCAGCTGCTTTATGAGCTGAAGGAAGCTAAAAAAGACAAGAATACAGATGCCTTcttaaaaaacataaaagcaatttACTGGTTggatggtggtcactcaggaggAAGCAATACTTGGGTTACTTACCCTGAAGTGCTGAAAGAACTTGCAGAGACAGGAATTGAAGTTCATGCTCATGTTACACCATACCAAGTGTTTGACACAATGAGGTCATGGATTGGGAGAGAGCATGAGAAATTTGTACAGATACTTGAAGAATTTGGTGTGGAAATAAATGATCAACTACATTTTGCTGATGATGTTCCCTCCTTAGATAACCATTTCAGAGTTCATGAAGTATTTTGA